A segment of the Solanum lycopersicum chromosome 9, SLM_r2.1 genome:
CAAACTTAGGATAATAATTAGATATGCATGCAATACtaaaataaagtttcattagACAAAATTACACAAACAAACTAAAATGCTCCTAGGGTTTGATACCACCAATGCCACCAATACCACCAACTCCACCACCAAcacctagaccaccaccaccaccaccaccaagtCCTCCAACACCAccaacaccgccaccaagaccACCTAGCCCTCCGATACCACTAGCACCGCCTATCCCACCAGCGCCACCAATGCCACCAAAAGTAGGTAATACACCACCAAAACCACCACCAATTCCTGCCCAACCACCAACTCCaccaaatgaaatgaaattcttTTTGTCATCAAGGCCTTTGCTAGGCGTTGGAGCTTTACTTATAATCTCCGTGTTTACCGTTACACCCTCCGTCTGAGCCTGAAGCAGACAAAGTAGGAACTCTTTTTGTTAGAAATACGTAACGATGCACGctacaataatatataatgtttagTATACGTAGAAGTTTAATTTTTACACTATCCaatcactaaaaaaattgtaaaattcaTAGATGAAGTcagaattattttaaaatttaggatTCTGAAATTAATAACAGGATCAATTACAAACTTAATATTTgtacatatttaaatatatatatcatttgagCAAAAGTTATTGAGTTCATCAAATCTGTACTTTGCCTTCTATCTCCCCCCTCCCACCACTCTTactcttattatatatataatataataaaaataatagtaacagATAACTTTTATCGCAAAACAACAAACCTGAGGAATGTTTCTTGCAGTAACAACATGGACAAGTACTACAAGTGCAAACGCTAACACTATGTACCAATTACTTGCCATTTTTTCACTCACACAAGAAAATATAAGGTAATGTTTTTTACTACTATTGTTGTGGAATAAAAAATGGTGATGAGGGGTATTTATAGGGTGAAAAAAAGGGAGGGGACAGTTGTGAGAattgaagaaattaaagaagGTAAATACTTTATAGTAAATGAAAGGGTATTAAATAAAGC
Coding sequences within it:
- the LOC101254035 gene encoding glycine-rich protein 23-like — translated: MASNWYIVLAFALVVLVHVVTARNIPQAQTEGVTVNTEIISKAPTPSKGLDDKKNFISFGGVGGWAGIGGGFGGVLPTFGGIGGAGGIGGASGIGGLGGLGGGVGGVGGLGGGGGGGLGVGGGVGGIGGIGGIKP